A part of Methanobrevibacter millerae genomic DNA contains:
- the nth gene encoding endonuclease III, with amino-acid sequence MSKTDRIIKIVEELNNVFEIRVFLDHDPYKVLVRTILSQRTRDENTDQATENLFSKYKDIYEIVEAPTEDVQELIKPAGFYRVKAGRIQEVSQILIDEYGGEVPDTLEELVKLPGVGRKTANCVLVFAFELPAIPVDTHVHRISNRMGLVNTKNPDETEVELSAIAPRELWIKLNDLMVQFGQNICKPISPQCEICPVNYLCDYDGE; translated from the coding sequence ATGAGCAAAACTGACAGAATTATTAAAATTGTTGAAGAGTTGAATAATGTTTTTGAAATCAGGGTCTTTTTGGACCATGATCCGTATAAGGTTCTCGTTCGAACTATCCTCTCTCAAAGGACCCGTGACGAAAACACCGATCAGGCAACTGAAAACTTATTTTCAAAGTACAAGGACATTTACGAGATTGTTGAAGCTCCAACTGAAGACGTTCAGGAACTGATTAAGCCGGCAGGCTTTTATCGTGTCAAGGCAGGACGCATTCAGGAAGTTTCCCAGATATTAATTGATGAATATGGCGGCGAGGTTCCAGATACCTTAGAGGAGCTTGTCAAGCTTCCTGGGGTTGGACGAAAGACTGCAAATTGCGTTCTGGTATTTGCCTTTGAGCTTCCGGCGATTCCCGTTGACACCCACGTTCACAGGATTTCAAACAGGATGGGGCTCGTTAACACCAAAAATCCTGATGAAACCGAAGTGGAACTTTCTGCAATCGCTCCCCGTGAATTATGGATTAAGCTGAATGATTTGATGGTTCAGTTTGGCCAGAACATTTGCAAGCCTATTTCTCCTCAATGCGAAATCTGTCCGGTCAATTACTTGTGCGACTATGATGGAGAATGA